Sequence from the Oncorhynchus nerka isolate Pitt River unplaced genomic scaffold, Oner_Uvic_2.0 unplaced_scaffold_4475, whole genome shotgun sequence genome:
ctggtggtcagtctttaggCTGCTGTACAGCTTGATGGACCGTAGAGGACAACATTTATCCTCCTATATttgaacctggtggtcagtctttagCTGCTGTACAGCTTGATGGACCGTAGAGGATTGAACATTTATCCTCCTATATttgaacctggtggtcagtctttaggCTGCTGTACAGCTTGATGGACCGTAGAGGATTGAACATTTATCCTCCTATATttgaacctggtggtcagtctttaggCTGCTGTACAGCTTGATGGACCGTAGAGGATTGAACATTTATCCTCCTATATttgaacctggtggtcagtctttaggCTGCTGTACAGCTTGATGGACCGTAGAGGATTGAACATTTATCCTCCTATattgaacctggtggtcagtctttaggCTGCTATACAGCTTGATGGACCGTAGAGGATTGAACATTTATCCTCCTATattgaacctggtggtcagtctttaggCTGCTATACAGCTTGATGGACCGTAGAGGATTGAACATTTATCCTCCTATATTTGAGGTTGTGAGAATAAAACAGCTTCAGAACATTCAGAAATATGTGTTTACAGTAATACagacctggggcctgttgcacaaaagtagaattaagacatccgggataaatgactcagctgagctcaatgaagccaaaacatgtgcgtccaggcttaattggttgcacaaagaccaagccaggatgagcagacacggattcattaagccaggtgaaaccaatcctggataggtgcgcgctcacggctcactcaaatagaccccgccacagatcacagattaactgatttaccatggcaactagagccgcgtacttttccccgtcggaagcacaaatcctcatggaggcatacgaggaggtaaaagatataattaagaagaaaggcaacaccgccacagtgataaagcaaagagaaaaagcgtggcaaagtattgtagaccgcctgaatgcgtaagtagtgcacaattacacactcaccgctccgctgaaacatcacaattacaattcaaatatttaattcacatctccaaaaatgcagttgtactgtaattatgaaacggttaaatttttaattgaaatgcactgcagatatgagtgaaattgtgtaaagtaactccatcacactgtataaagctatgataatttttttgatatttttactgaaaacaagacaaaaataccaagtaattttttgcagtgtgactccattaaatgtggtgtgtgtgtgtgtgtgtgtgtgtgtagattaaacatgaacgggccaaaacggacatggcagcaggtcaaaatcaaatacaagaacattctgcagaatggtatggtccctgactaatatttaacaaagcacaagcatatattgtacccagaaggtgcctgctcacacattgtctgtactgttttagcagtgaaaaagaatacccacagacaaggcacgggtggtgggtcaccaaaggctgaccttaccccagcagaggacatggccttggagctaaataaaggcaggcccgtcttagaggggatccctgggggggaaagagacgagcataggttcctcccaagatgccacccgcttcattcaaggtatgtccttccatctctacatgggatacaaccacattcatattgaatcaatttggactgtctgactttggtttacctattgccttgcagtgcctggcagcactgtgttcctgttagagccaccagcacaagcaccagacgatgctgatccagtgagtactccatcaaaggcatactgtaggcctggcatgtcttgtctactagcttcaatatgaatccgattaaatgtgatagggtgaaggccccagtgcagcagcaacagcacatgatggagacgatgatgaggaggagaccatctctctggattccagaaggcatgaggtatcatgttaagactgtgaaagtactatttactctacaatggtgaggagtcctcatcaaaatcaaaaaatctaatttcttttacaggacccagatgctatacagtgggaaaaccagcctggcaacatagtgcgtattaataaaaggacaccacatcctgccaaattccagctgcgctaattgtattgtgttcacagagctcacaagctatcagaaagttgtatggcaaccacctccggcgccaaatagaactggcagacatagacattcagtacaagaagaaaaaagatggaaaatcttgcactggagtccgaaataaaaaagaggacaattaggaaactggaccttgaaataaaaaaacttgagagggaggtgagatatgccttcaatgtacactgtatgctaactgtaacacaaatgtattaatcattatttttctttcctcccccagctccaagaagatgacagagctcaaaataaaaattaggaatattctcgtaaagtcaagtgagccatgacatatgagctcttattgtgagcacacaggacggtggcatctttctaaggttttttttattttcccagcaatcagtacaaccaagtcatcgttataaggcatcgccctctttttgcccacccccagcaccaggtgtggccactagcctatatgaaggcccaaaattgtgtgttcctttctgctctgacaatggcatgcccattcgtgcgagatgtggtggatgaagaagcacttgtgctgaggagagccttcaggcgagaaagggtcttcagggaccggttggacccactggccttccctgatgaccatctatatgaaagatacaggttttctgcagatggcatcaggtatctatgcagactactgggtcccaggattaagcaccgcactgcacagagccatgcactgagtgtggagcaaatggtttgtgtggccttgcgcttttttgctagtggagccttcctgtactcagtgggggatgcagaacagctgaacaaggccacaatttgccgcacaataaggagtgtgtgtctggctatcaaagcattagcagatgtcttcatctccttccctggccacagaagactctgtgacatcaaagaggagttctataggattgcaggtaagaggatctacaaattacaggacaactgttaacacatagtaggatactcattactttgtgacaggtttccccaatgtcattggtgcagtggactgcacacacataaggataaaagccccctcaggtgcccatgaggccgattttgtgaataggaaatcctttcacagcattaatgttcaggtgaacataacttttgatattgtccattgacgaacactctgcattgccagtgatgtgcattgattggtgtaatattcctcatcttatgatttcagatggtctgcaatgctgactgtgtgatcagcaatgttgtggcaaaatggcctggctcagtccatgactccagaatctttcgggcctctgaaatctatcacaaggtaagccacacaacccctatttataaccatcatggctgtgtcaagaatatcactgtgtttatgaggtagtaatgatgagattttgtgtttacaggtgaattctctggtgtgttgctgggagacagggggtatggctgccagccttttctcctgacacctttcacagacccccaggaagcacagcaggcctacaaccatgcccatgccaggaccagagttgaaatgacctttggcctcctgaaggcacgctttcactgccttcacaaattaagggtcagccctgttagggcatgtgatattactgtggcttgtgctgtcctccacaatgtggcctgcctgaggaaggagagggcccccagagtgccaccagccatggactgggacaatccggcaatcttcctgatgacgacagtggtcggctgctgagggaccaatatgtgttgaattattttagttagtatgtgtgctttcaattttggttaaatatgtcctgcggtggcagaggaatttggttttttgggttcgtttttgacgaatttggcctcttatgatgtttgtgcggtatactgtgtgtaatacaaggctgcagggaggctactgcatccattcatttgtctgttcagttgatgtgtatggatttgtcctgcatttattttagtgtgcagacatgcagggtgtgttatatacagacctttgaatgtgtatgtatcattttgtataatatgcttggattctgtgctttccatcttgtagagtcactgtgacttcagtttcgaaaggagctgatggtttacctgctttgttttgtccttattcaataaaggaacataatgttacacattgtgtttttatattcatatggaatgtgtatttgtttatatgacagagtactagggccacactgaagaaaaaggataaagtcataaatttatgaggctggttctttctgcagaaaagctacatattgtttttacagttttgatacttatgacaatgtgatacttaatattctggcacatcagcatgtctttgtttatgaaaccatactgaagtacaatttcacgaaatgccccacatctgtcattttaacaactgtcctcctttaaaacaactggttacaatattatgacttgtgttttttccccctctgtggccctaatattctatcatttatatatagccttatagtctatgggaaactgtaaattatctaatgatagcaacatcatctaaaaatcattttttatccaaaatcattgaaattaatgatcacaaacgtttaaataataacagtgggtctagttatatgtgataacaatgtatagtgagcagtgaaataactattggtttccatttgtggtgactgctgactgacattagggatgagattaaatagatcctggaatttagcctggtctggagcaggctagctccacagaataaatctccatggtaatttataccataacatatcctcctgccccctatccatctttagtgcaaccggattacggatcaattgagccaggatcaccaagatatcctggcttaatcccttatcctagttttgtgcaacaggcccctgttcaataagttgttgttgtttataatgatggtgatgatgatggtgaagaTAATGATGACTTTATTGTATCAATTAGATAAATAGTTTTTGCATCATACTACATGTCATCTTAAATAGACAGACATGCAACAcataacacattacatacatAGTGGAATAGACTTACAGACAGTATTCACATAGACAACCATAtagcacaatacaacacaacacaatatgaGCCTGGTTCATTTTCAGTGATGAGGCCCTGGACACCATTTACAGTTTCTACTTCAATGTATCAGGTGGAGTTATTCAGCAGCTATAGAGtgagttgttgtttatgtttctAAGACTGCAGGGTGGGAGATGCAACAATGTCCTTGAGAACAGCAGGAAGTGTGTTGgtggtctttctctggtctgtagcAGGTATGGTCTCATTCATAACTTGATCTGTTTATCAATCTACTGACATTTCTAAAAGGATATGAATCTCTTTCATGCTATTTTAACTGTTTCTTGGACACAACTCTCTCCACAGAGTGTCCATCCTGAACCAATTGTGACATGAACACTCCTCTGAACATGAGGACCATGTCCCCTGACTACAACACTGGCAGTCATTTATTATAATAAATTCATCTATGTATTTGTGTTTTgagaatgtctctccctcccttcctttcctccccccctCTGCGCCTCTCGCTCCACAGAGTCCATCCTGACCCTAACAGTGACACAGACTTAAGAGAACtaccacagaacctggactgaagagaactaccacagaacctggactgaagagaaccaccacagaacctggactgaagagaaccaccaccaccatagtaacatgagacacagtgatggtgggttgtgtttaggagtagtattaacatgagacacagtgactgtcacgatcgtcgttggAACCATACTCgaaccaaagtgcagcgtgatctgggttccacatatttatttaatgaaaagcacaaaaacaataaagaataaccGAAACGTGACATTcaggagtgctcacaggcaacacaaaaacaagatcccacaaaatgcagtggggaaatggctgcctaaatatgatccccaatcagagacaacaataaacagctgcctctgattgggaaccataccaggccaacagtGAAAAAAAACTTGATTACCCACCCTAGTctcaccccgacctaaccaacatagagaataaaaaggctctctatggtctgggtgtgacagtacccccccccccccctcaaaggtgcagactccggccgcaaaacctgactataggggagggtccgggtgggcatctagcgtcggtggcggctccggtgtggcggctctggtgcggaaCTTTGCCCAGACCACGGGCCCGGCCATTGAGCCGGGTGGAATGTCGCacccggactgggcaccggcgtagaggaaggctccggccttggagcagGACTGAACgccatgcctggactgggcaccggcgtagaggaaggctctggctttGGAGCAGGACTGAACACCGTGCCTGGACTAGgtaccggcgcagaggaaggctccggccttggagcaggactgaacaccgtgcctggactggataccggcgcagaggaaggctccggccttggagcagGACtgaacgccgtgcctggactgggccccggagcagaggaaggctccggccttggtgCGGGACtgaacgccgtgcctggactgggtaccggcgcagaggaaggcttcGGCCTTGGTGCGGGACtgaacgccgtgcctggactgggtaccggcacagaggaaggctccggccttggtgCGGGACtgaacgccgtgcctggactgggtacCGGCgaagaggaaggctctggcctGGTGAAACGCACTTCAGGGCacgtgcgaggagcaggcacaggacggaCCGGACTGGGGATACACACTTTAGGGAGAGTGCATGGAGCCAGCACAGGTGGTACCAGACTGGGGATACACACTTTAGGGAGAGTGCATGGAGCCAGCACAGGTGGTACCAGACTGGGGATACACACTTTAGGGAGAGTGCATGGAGCCAGCACAGGTGGTACCAGACTGGGGATACACACTTTAGGAAGAGTgcatggagccggcacaggtggtaccAGACTGGGGATACACACTTTAGGGAGAGTGCATGGAGCCAGCACAGgtggtaccggactggggaggcacACTGGAGGCCCGATACGTGGTGCCGGCCCAGGTTTCACCGGACTGATATATGGACATTACAGTTTCTGGACAGCAGGCTGCATTAGACGATATATGgacaacaggtaacagtagactatatatggacaacaggtaacagtagactatatatggacaacaggtaacagtagactatatatggacaacaggtaacagtagactatatatggacaacaggtaacagtagactatatatggacaacaggtaacagtagactatat
This genomic interval carries:
- the LOC135566518 gene encoding putative nuclease HARBI1, whose protein sequence is MKAQNCVFLSALTMACPFVRDVVDEEALVLRRAFRRERVFRDRLDPLAFPDDHLYERYRFSADGIRYLCRLLGPRIKHRTAQSHALSVEQMVCVALRFFASGAFLYSVGDAEQLNKATICRTIRSVCLAIKALADVFISFPGHRRLCDIKEEFYRIAGFPNVIGAVDCTHIRIKAPSGAHEADFVNRKSFHSINVQMVCNADCVISNVVAKWPGSVHDSRIFRASEIYHKVNSLVCCWETGGMAASLFS